One window of the Parambassis ranga unplaced genomic scaffold, fParRan2.1 scaffold_68_arrow_ctg1, whole genome shotgun sequence genome contains the following:
- the cmtm7 gene encoding CKLF-like MARVEL transmembrane domain-containing protein 7 → MSHTVITTTTTTVRGSGDSALNTDYVRTIPGMLKIGQMLALFIAFLCAHCVRGWPSWAAFQFFEVVTLWFFIAFLVFFLMHLFRLQGKMPCINWPLTEFFHYSVGCVLVFIASIVAAVKSGGVSALVAGSVFGFIATFLMAVNLWTSYSVACGPQAGASV, encoded by the exons ATGTCGCACACCGTCATCACGACAACGACCACCACCGTGCGGGGGTCCGGGGACAGCGCCCTGAACACGGACTACGTGCGGACCATCCCGGGAATGCTGAAGATCGGACAGATG CTCGCCCTGTTCATCGCCTTCCTGTGCGCTCATTGTGTCCGCGGTTGGCCCAGCTGGGCGGCGTTCCAGTTCTTCGAGGTGGTGACGTTGTGGTTCTTCATCGCCTTTCTCGTCTTCTTCCTCATGCACCTGTTCAGGCTGCAGGGGAAGATGCCGTGCATCAACTGGCCCCTGACG GAGTTCTTTCATTATTCTGTGGGCTGTGTCCTCGTCTTCATCGCCTCCATCGTTGCTGCTGTGAAGAGTGGAGGAGTGTCAGCGCTGGTGGCAGGATCG gtgttcGGCTTCATAGCCACCTTCCTGATGGCTGTGAACCTGTGGACATCGTACAGCGTGGCCTGTGGTCCTCAGGCTG GTGCTTCAGTGTAG